A single window of Halotalea alkalilenta DNA harbors:
- a CDS encoding AMP-binding protein: MNTPWLESYPPGVPAEIDVTRFDSLIDMFDQACERYASRQAYVCMGTGIDYRRLSALSNDFAAWLQAHGMGKGDRIALMMPNLLQYPVVLFGALRAGCVVVNCNPLYTTDELEHKLVDAEARMIVIAENFAHTLDKAGSLSRLDEVIVTRLGELLGPVKGRLVDFTVRRVKKLVPAWQLPGHRRLDAVLAEGRRHTFAPVALGQDDLACLQYTGGTTGVAKGAMLSHGNLIANVLQASAWVRGGVREGAELMVTALPLYHIFALTANCLVFLHLGATNLLITNPRDIPAFVKSLKRYPFSCMTGVNTLFNALLNHPDFARLDFSHLKVVLGGGMAVQGSVAERWQRVTGKPITQAYGLTETAPAVTINPIVEPPLPFSGSIGLPIPSTEVRIRNEQGEDLGIDQVGELCVRGPQVISGYWKHPEEQANAFFSDGFLRTGDIARMDAKGFIVLVDRKKDMILVSGFNVYPNEVEEVATRHPGVSEAAAVGVPDELSGERVKLFVIRRDPDLTKEMLIKHCREHLSGYKVPQQIEFRDDLPRTNVGKILRRELRSTPSSSTAAVEEKIPD; encoded by the coding sequence ATGAACACACCCTGGCTCGAAAGCTACCCTCCCGGCGTACCGGCCGAGATCGATGTCACGCGTTTCGACTCGCTGATCGATATGTTCGATCAGGCCTGCGAGCGCTACGCCTCCCGCCAGGCCTACGTCTGCATGGGCACGGGCATCGATTATCGTCGCCTTTCGGCACTCTCGAACGACTTCGCCGCCTGGCTGCAAGCGCATGGCATGGGCAAGGGCGACCGGATCGCGCTGATGATGCCCAACCTTTTGCAGTATCCGGTGGTGCTGTTCGGTGCGCTTCGCGCAGGCTGCGTGGTGGTCAACTGCAACCCGCTCTACACCACCGACGAACTCGAGCACAAGCTGGTCGATGCCGAAGCGAGGATGATCGTGATCGCCGAGAACTTCGCCCATACGCTGGACAAGGCCGGCTCGCTGTCGCGCCTGGATGAAGTGATCGTCACTCGGCTGGGCGAGCTGCTCGGGCCGGTCAAGGGCCGGTTGGTGGACTTCACCGTGCGCCGGGTAAAGAAACTGGTGCCGGCCTGGCAGTTGCCCGGCCATCGCCGGCTCGACGCGGTACTCGCCGAAGGTAGGCGCCATACGTTCGCCCCCGTCGCGCTCGGCCAGGACGACCTCGCTTGCCTGCAGTACACCGGCGGCACCACCGGCGTCGCCAAGGGTGCGATGCTCAGCCACGGCAACCTGATCGCCAACGTACTGCAGGCGAGCGCATGGGTGCGGGGCGGCGTGCGCGAGGGCGCAGAGCTGATGGTCACCGCGCTGCCGCTATATCACATCTTCGCCCTGACCGCGAACTGCCTGGTATTCCTGCACCTGGGCGCGACCAATCTGCTGATCACCAACCCGCGCGACATCCCGGCCTTCGTCAAGAGCTTGAAACGCTATCCGTTCAGCTGCATGACCGGGGTCAACACCCTGTTCAATGCGCTGCTCAACCATCCCGACTTCGCACGCCTGGACTTTTCCCACTTGAAGGTGGTGCTCGGCGGTGGAATGGCCGTGCAGGGCAGCGTCGCCGAACGCTGGCAACGGGTCACCGGTAAGCCGATCACCCAGGCCTATGGGCTCACCGAGACCGCCCCCGCGGTGACGATCAATCCGATCGTCGAGCCGCCGCTGCCGTTCAGCGGTTCGATCGGCCTGCCGATCCCCTCCACCGAGGTGCGGATCCGCAACGAACAGGGAGAGGATCTCGGTATCGACCAGGTCGGCGAACTCTGCGTGCGTGGTCCCCAGGTGATCTCAGGCTACTGGAAGCATCCCGAGGAACAGGCCAATGCGTTCTTCTCCGACGGTTTCCTGCGCACCGGCGACATCGCGCGGATGGATGCCAAGGGATTCATCGTCCTGGTCGACCGCAAGAAAGACATGATCCTGGTCTCGGGCTTCAACGTTTACCCCAACGAAGTGGAAGAGGTCGCGACCCGCCATCCCGGGGTCAGCGAGGCGGCGGCGGTGGGCGTCCCCGACGAGCTTTCCGGCGAGCGGGTCAAGCTGTTCGTGATCCGGCGCGATCCCGATCTCACCAAGGAGATGCTGATCAAGCACTGCCGCGAGCACCTCTCGGGCTACAAGGTGCCGCAGCAGATCGAATTCCGCGACGATTTGCCGCGCACCAACGTCGGCAAGATCCTGCGTCGCGAACTGCGCTCCACGCCCTCGTCGTCGACCGCCGCGGTGGAGGAGAAGATCCCTGACTGA
- a CDS encoding 3-hydroxyacyl-CoA dehydrogenase NAD-binding domain-containing protein — MNAIERSDWRLERDADDLVWLTLDCPDRSVNALSQGVLAQLDATLDALDASKPKGLVIRSGKPTGFIVGADIGEFEALESADQAHRIIERGWRLFERISALRYPTLALIDGHCLGGGLELALACRYRLAVDRPGARLGLPEVMLGIFPGWGGVKRLPRLIGAPEALAMMLSGRTVDPRRAERLGLVDARVPQRIAERAAAQLIRSGRPPARAGHLLRLLESAPLRRLVAAKARRDVEAKDPDRHYPAPRTILELWERHDGDPLIDPTLVGRLFGSAVAANLIRVFHLQERLKGFSRQGDAGDIRDVHVVGAGVMGGDIAAWCALKGFRVTLQDQQIGRIAPAIARAAKLYGRRLKRDHRAIRDAMDRLIPDPDGAGITRADLVIEAIGETLEAKRDLYRALEPRIKPGALLATNTSSLDLAALREGLSEPERLVGIHFFNPVAKMPLVEVIHTGDRASDETRRACAFVGALDKLPLPVLSTPGFLVNAVLAPYLLEAMRVHDEGLAAETIDAAMVAFGMPMGPLELADTVGLDIVRDAGRGLTDGAAVPRCLEQRLAQGQLGKKSGRGFYSWQDGKPAKAKPGDAPDGLALRIIHPLVERTRAQLAAGVVEDADLADAGVIFGTGYAPFSGGPLSDKRLAPSATGAEAKMRHGR, encoded by the coding sequence ATGAACGCGATCGAACGCAGCGACTGGCGGCTCGAGCGCGACGCCGACGACCTGGTCTGGCTGACCCTCGACTGCCCCGACCGTTCGGTCAATGCGCTCTCCCAGGGCGTGCTCGCCCAGCTCGACGCGACCCTCGATGCGCTGGATGCATCGAAGCCCAAGGGACTGGTGATCCGCTCGGGAAAACCCACCGGGTTCATCGTCGGCGCCGACATCGGGGAGTTCGAGGCACTCGAGAGCGCCGACCAGGCACATCGGATCATCGAGCGCGGCTGGCGTTTGTTCGAGCGTATCAGCGCGCTGCGCTATCCGACGCTTGCGCTGATCGACGGCCACTGCCTCGGCGGCGGGCTCGAACTGGCGCTCGCCTGCCGCTACCGGCTGGCGGTCGATCGTCCCGGTGCGCGGCTCGGCCTGCCCGAGGTGATGCTCGGGATATTCCCCGGCTGGGGTGGGGTCAAGCGCCTGCCCCGGCTGATCGGCGCTCCCGAAGCCCTGGCCATGATGTTGAGCGGGCGCACGGTGGATCCTCGCCGCGCCGAGCGGCTGGGTCTGGTCGATGCGCGGGTGCCGCAGCGCATCGCCGAGCGCGCCGCCGCGCAGCTCATCCGCTCGGGGCGTCCACCCGCGCGAGCCGGCCACCTCCTGCGCCTGCTCGAAAGCGCGCCGCTCAGGCGATTGGTCGCAGCCAAGGCGCGGCGCGACGTCGAGGCCAAGGACCCCGACCGCCACTATCCGGCGCCGCGCACGATTCTCGAACTCTGGGAGCGCCACGACGGCGATCCGCTGATCGACCCAACGCTGGTCGGGCGCCTGTTCGGCTCCGCGGTGGCGGCCAACCTGATCCGGGTCTTCCATCTCCAGGAGCGGCTCAAGGGCTTCTCCCGCCAGGGCGACGCCGGGGATATCCGCGACGTCCACGTGGTCGGTGCCGGGGTGATGGGCGGCGACATCGCCGCCTGGTGCGCGCTGAAGGGCTTCCGGGTCACCCTCCAGGACCAGCAGATCGGACGCATCGCACCGGCGATCGCTCGCGCCGCCAAGCTCTATGGCCGACGTTTGAAACGCGATCATCGCGCGATTCGCGATGCCATGGACCGATTGATCCCCGACCCCGACGGCGCGGGCATCACCCGCGCCGACCTGGTGATCGAAGCGATCGGCGAGACGCTGGAGGCCAAGCGTGATCTCTATCGCGCGCTCGAGCCCCGAATCAAACCAGGCGCCCTGCTCGCCACCAATACCTCGAGTCTCGATCTCGCCGCCCTGCGCGAAGGACTGAGCGAGCCCGAACGCCTGGTGGGCATCCATTTCTTCAATCCAGTGGCGAAGATGCCTTTGGTCGAGGTGATCCATACGGGAGACCGCGCCAGTGACGAGACGAGGCGCGCCTGCGCCTTCGTCGGCGCCCTCGACAAGCTGCCGCTGCCGGTGTTGAGCACGCCGGGCTTTCTGGTCAACGCGGTACTCGCGCCCTATCTGCTCGAGGCGATGCGAGTCCACGACGAGGGGCTCGCCGCCGAGACCATCGACGCGGCGATGGTCGCCTTCGGCATGCCGATGGGCCCTTTGGAGCTGGCCGATACCGTCGGCCTCGACATCGTTCGCGACGCAGGCCGCGGACTCACCGATGGCGCCGCCGTGCCGCGCTGTCTCGAACAGCGCTTGGCGCAGGGGCAGTTGGGCAAGAAGAGCGGGCGAGGCTTCTATAGCTGGCAGGACGGCAAACCCGCCAAGGCCAAGCCGGGTGACGCGCCCGACGGGCTCGCGCTGCGCATCATTCACCCCTTGGTCGAACGCACCCGCGCCCAGCTCGCCGCCGGTGTGGTCGAGGATGCGGACCTGGCCGATGCCGGGGTGATCTTCGGTACCGGCTATGCGCCATTCAGCGGCGGACCGTTGAGCGACAAGCGGTTGGCACCGAGCGCCACCGGCGCCGAGGCGAAGATGAGACACGGCCGATAG
- a CDS encoding acetyl-CoA C-acetyltransferase: MEFEPIYVVDGARTPFLRARNAPGPFSAADLAVQAGRTLLARHPALEHRIDEVIIGCASPSADEINIARVIALRLGLEERIPAWTVMRNCASGMQALDSAIANLQRGRAEVVLAGGVDALSRAPVLFSDAMVKWLSQWYAAKSMGQRLAALRRFRPAQLAPVIGLLKGLTDPVVGLSMGQTAENLAHRFGIDRTAMDRYAARSHRRVLEARTRAAFDAETVALVSGDGRFHAEDDGVRDDSSEERLAKLRPVFDKPWGNVTAGNSSQVTDGAALLLLASERAVESLGLAPIGRITDSQWAGLSPEQMGLGPVHAAIPILERHGLGLNELDLWEINEAFAAQVLACQAAWEDPDYCESAFGTPAWGRLDDARLNVDGGAIAIGHPVGASGARIVLHLLHALAERDLSRGMASICIGGGQGGAMLVENLKRTEVAR, from the coding sequence ATGGAATTCGAACCGATCTACGTAGTCGATGGAGCCAGGACGCCGTTCCTGCGCGCCCGCAATGCGCCGGGTCCGTTCTCCGCCGCGGATCTCGCCGTCCAGGCAGGCAGAACGCTGCTCGCCCGCCACCCCGCGCTCGAGCACCGGATCGATGAGGTAATCATCGGCTGCGCCTCGCCCTCTGCCGACGAGATCAACATCGCCAGGGTGATCGCCCTGCGTCTTGGCCTCGAGGAGCGCATTCCCGCCTGGACGGTGATGCGCAACTGCGCCTCGGGGATGCAGGCGCTGGACAGCGCGATCGCCAATCTCCAGCGCGGTCGCGCCGAGGTGGTGCTGGCCGGCGGAGTGGACGCGCTGTCGCGGGCACCCGTTCTGTTCTCGGATGCGATGGTCAAGTGGCTCTCGCAATGGTATGCGGCCAAGAGCATGGGCCAGCGACTCGCGGCGCTCAGGCGCTTTCGCCCGGCGCAGCTGGCCCCGGTGATCGGCCTGCTCAAGGGGCTCACCGATCCGGTGGTGGGGCTCTCGATGGGCCAGACCGCCGAGAACCTCGCCCACCGCTTCGGGATCGATCGTACCGCGATGGACCGCTACGCCGCGCGCAGCCACCGTCGCGTCCTCGAGGCTCGCACCCGCGCTGCCTTCGACGCCGAGACGGTGGCGCTGGTCAGCGGCGATGGTCGGTTCCACGCCGAGGACGACGGCGTGCGCGACGACTCAAGCGAAGAGCGCCTGGCCAAGCTGCGCCCGGTGTTCGACAAACCATGGGGCAACGTCACCGCCGGCAACAGCTCGCAGGTCACCGACGGTGCCGCGCTGCTGCTGCTGGCCTCGGAGCGTGCGGTTGAGAGCCTCGGGCTCGCGCCGATCGGGCGGATCACCGACAGCCAGTGGGCCGGACTCTCTCCCGAGCAGATGGGCCTCGGTCCGGTACATGCGGCGATCCCCATCCTCGAGCGCCACGGCCTCGGGCTCAATGAGCTCGACCTGTGGGAGATCAACGAAGCCTTCGCCGCCCAGGTGCTGGCCTGCCAGGCCGCCTGGGAGGACCCGGACTACTGCGAGTCGGCCTTCGGCACGCCCGCATGGGGGCGCCTCGACGACGCCCGGCTCAACGTCGACGGCGGCGCGATCGCGATAGGCCACCCGGTCGGCGCCTCGGGAGCGCGAATCGTGCTCCACCTGCTCCATGCCCTCGCCGAACGAGACCTCTCACGCGGCATGGCATCGATCTGCATCGGCGGCGGCCAGGGCGGCGCGATGCTGGTGGAAAACCTCAAACGCACGGAGGTTGCGCGATGA
- a CDS encoding acyl-CoA dehydrogenase, translated as MSTWMIVLASLLLIAIALPALVLGVAPLRRRLVVRPAFDAFRTRMPSISATERAALEAGTVWWEGELFAGDPDWKRLHDVPLPMLSGPERHFIEGKVPALCALVDDWDVTAERHDLPPQAWEYIKREGFLGMIVPRRYGGLEFSAYAHSEVVSRLSTRSSALAVSVMVPNSLGPAELLLHYGTEAQKDYYLPRLARGDEIPAFALTSPWAGSDAASIPDHGVVCWGEWQGERVLGMKVSWDKRYITLAPVCTLLGLAFQLHDPQRLLGEQENLGITCALVPRDHPGVELGRRHRPLDAMFMNGPTRGTEVFMPLDFIIGGAPMAGQGWRMLMECLAAGRAISLPSANAAMAQFTARTVGAYARVRSQFRTPIGRFEGVEEALARIAGHTYTADAARSMTAGAIDLGERPAVVSAIVKYHVTELTRQVVNDGMDVIGGKGICLGPSNFLGRAYQQLPIGITVEGANILTRSLIIFGQGAIRCHPHILDEMKAAEDEDRDRGYAAFEVAFERHLKLILANLARSLGRGLSGARLVRVRADVAREMLPYYRQLSRFSSAFSLLADASMISLGAALKRRERLSSRLGDALSQLYLASCVLKRFEDQGRNAEDAPLAHWALQDALYKLERALDEALANFPNRTLAALLRPLVLPLGRRRRPPSDALSHRAAALLLAPGSGRDRLTACCHLPNDEHQAVGALEEALAAALAAEPVEAKLRELERRGVLAGHPRANVRDLPGLAFELGHLDASEHAQLLRLDELRDRVIRVDDFAFDLAPERHAAPAPASTATALADDA; from the coding sequence ATGTCCACCTGGATGATCGTGCTGGCTTCGCTACTACTGATCGCGATCGCGCTGCCCGCGCTGGTGCTCGGCGTCGCGCCGCTGCGGCGCCGCCTGGTGGTACGCCCCGCCTTCGACGCCTTTCGCACCAGGATGCCGTCGATTTCGGCTACCGAGCGGGCGGCACTCGAGGCTGGCACGGTGTGGTGGGAAGGTGAGCTGTTCGCTGGCGACCCCGACTGGAAGCGGCTGCACGACGTGCCTCTGCCGATGCTCAGCGGGCCGGAGCGGCACTTCATCGAGGGCAAGGTCCCCGCGCTCTGCGCGCTGGTCGACGACTGGGACGTCACCGCCGAGCGCCATGACCTGCCACCGCAGGCGTGGGAGTACATCAAGCGCGAGGGCTTCCTCGGCATGATCGTGCCCAGGCGCTACGGCGGACTGGAGTTTTCCGCCTATGCCCACTCCGAAGTCGTCAGCCGCCTGTCGACACGCAGCTCAGCGCTCGCGGTCAGCGTGATGGTGCCCAACTCGCTCGGCCCGGCGGAGCTGCTGCTGCATTACGGCACCGAAGCCCAGAAGGACTACTACCTGCCGCGCCTGGCGCGTGGCGACGAGATTCCCGCCTTCGCCCTGACCAGCCCGTGGGCCGGGTCGGACGCGGCCTCGATTCCCGACCATGGGGTGGTCTGCTGGGGAGAGTGGCAGGGCGAACGGGTGCTCGGGATGAAAGTCAGCTGGGACAAGCGCTACATCACCCTGGCGCCGGTGTGCACGCTGCTGGGGCTTGCCTTCCAGCTGCACGACCCGCAACGCCTGCTCGGCGAGCAGGAGAACCTCGGCATCACCTGTGCGCTGGTGCCGCGGGATCATCCTGGGGTCGAGCTGGGGCGCCGCCATCGACCGCTCGACGCCATGTTCATGAACGGCCCGACCCGGGGCACCGAAGTGTTCATGCCACTCGATTTCATCATCGGTGGGGCGCCGATGGCGGGCCAGGGCTGGCGAATGTTGATGGAGTGCCTCGCCGCCGGGCGGGCGATCTCGCTGCCCTCCGCCAATGCGGCGATGGCGCAGTTCACCGCCCGTACAGTGGGGGCGTATGCCCGGGTACGCAGCCAGTTCCGCACTCCTATCGGCCGCTTCGAAGGGGTCGAGGAGGCGTTGGCTCGCATCGCTGGGCACACCTACACCGCCGACGCCGCACGCAGCATGACCGCGGGCGCGATCGACCTCGGCGAACGCCCCGCGGTGGTCTCGGCGATCGTCAAATACCACGTCACCGAGCTGACCCGCCAAGTGGTCAACGACGGCATGGACGTGATCGGCGGCAAGGGGATCTGCCTCGGGCCTTCGAACTTCCTCGGCCGCGCCTACCAGCAGCTGCCGATCGGGATCACCGTCGAGGGTGCCAATATCCTCACCCGCAGCCTGATCATCTTCGGCCAAGGGGCGATCCGCTGCCATCCCCATATCCTCGACGAGATGAAGGCCGCCGAGGACGAAGACCGCGACCGCGGCTACGCCGCTTTCGAAGTGGCCTTCGAGCGCCATCTCAAGCTGATCCTCGCCAACCTCGCGCGCAGCCTCGGCCGCGGCCTGAGCGGCGCCCGGCTGGTCAGGGTGCGCGCCGACGTCGCAAGGGAAATGCTGCCCTACTATCGCCAGCTGTCACGCTTCTCCAGCGCCTTCTCGCTGCTCGCCGATGCCTCGATGATCAGCCTCGGTGCCGCGCTCAAGCGACGCGAAAGGCTTTCCTCGAGGCTGGGCGACGCGCTTTCGCAGCTCTACCTCGCCTCTTGCGTTCTCAAGCGGTTCGAAGACCAAGGACGCAACGCCGAAGACGCGCCGCTGGCCCACTGGGCGCTGCAGGATGCGCTCTACAAGCTCGAGCGTGCGCTCGATGAAGCACTCGCCAACTTTCCCAACCGCACACTCGCCGCCCTGCTGCGCCCGCTGGTGCTGCCCCTCGGCCGCCGCCGCCGCCCACCGTCGGACGCGCTCTCGCATCGCGCGGCCGCCCTGCTGCTCGCCCCGGGGAGCGGCCGTGACCGGCTCACCGCCTGCTGTCACCTGCCCAACGATGAACACCAAGCCGTCGGCGCGCTCGAAGAGGCATTGGCGGCAGCGCTCGCCGCCGAGCCGGTGGAGGCGAAGCTGCGTGAGCTCGAACGCCGGGGCGTACTCGCCGGGCATCCGCGCGCCAACGTCCGCGACCTGCCCGGACTGGCTTTCGAGCTCGGCCATCTCGACGCCAGCGAGCATGCGCAACTCTTGCGCCTGGATGAACTGCGCGACCGGGTGATCCGAGTCGATGACTTCGCCTTCGATCTCGCCCCTGAACGCCACGCCGCACCAGCGCCTGCGAGCACTGCCACCGCCCTTGCCGACGACGCCTGA
- a CDS encoding TetR/AcrR family transcriptional regulator, whose product MSERATLQTSELILDAAEAIFAADGNTNASLRTITARAGVNIAAVNYHFGSKDALIRAVLERRMGMLNQERLRLLDALEAADEPPRPSQIVDAYFGTLVRFAGSRAPHARAFTVLIERIVTDPSEFTRAIVADQFAHVLERYREAFYRAMPQVPRAEVTWRFQFMLGATSYALLGTRHLGPLFGVEETQQRALDLLLPRLMSFLLGGLRVPLPDSDQQDQST is encoded by the coding sequence ATGAGCGAACGCGCGACACTCCAGACCTCCGAGCTGATCCTCGACGCCGCCGAGGCGATCTTCGCCGCCGACGGCAACACCAACGCCTCCCTGCGTACCATCACCGCCAGGGCGGGCGTCAACATCGCCGCGGTGAACTACCACTTCGGTTCCAAGGATGCATTGATCCGCGCAGTGCTCGAGCGGCGCATGGGGATGCTCAACCAGGAGCGCCTACGCCTGCTCGACGCGCTGGAGGCGGCCGACGAGCCGCCGCGCCCGTCGCAGATCGTCGATGCCTACTTCGGCACCTTGGTGCGCTTCGCCGGCAGTCGGGCGCCCCATGCCCGCGCCTTCACCGTGCTGATCGAACGCATCGTGACCGACCCCTCCGAATTCACCCGCGCGATCGTCGCCGACCAGTTCGCCCACGTGCTCGAACGCTATCGCGAGGCCTTCTACCGGGCGATGCCCCAGGTTCCGCGGGCGGAAGTGACCTGGCGCTTCCAGTTCATGCTCGGCGCCACCTCCTATGCGCTGCTCGGCACGCGTCATCTCGGCCCGCTGTTCGGCGTCGAGGAGACCCAGCAGCGGGCGCTCGATCTGCTGCTGCCACGGCTGATGAGCTTTTTGCTCGGGGGCCTGCGTGTACCGCTGCCCGACTCCGACCAGCAGGACCAGTCCACCTGA
- a CDS encoding gamma-butyrobetaine hydroxylase-like domain-containing protein, which produces MNLDPRERFDQLARPPAPVPVHVHYHRGPRLVELVYDAGELRDTEAARLESQGVGERRQEQLHYRLPVELLRVFSPSAEVRGHSPDQAVLQTGKRDVSLLDIESVGNYALKLSFDDGHDSGLYTWAFLFELALHQETWWRHYLKELEDAGASRVPPGIQIKQL; this is translated from the coding sequence ATGAACCTCGATCCACGCGAGCGCTTCGATCAACTCGCCCGGCCACCCGCGCCCGTTCCCGTCCATGTGCACTATCATCGCGGGCCGCGGCTGGTCGAGCTGGTCTATGACGCAGGCGAACTGCGCGATACCGAGGCCGCGCGACTCGAAAGCCAGGGCGTCGGCGAGCGCCGCCAGGAGCAGTTGCACTACCGGCTACCTGTCGAGCTGCTCAGGGTGTTCTCACCCTCCGCCGAAGTGCGCGGCCACAGTCCCGACCAGGCAGTGCTGCAGACGGGCAAACGCGACGTCTCGCTGCTCGACATCGAATCGGTCGGCAACTATGCGCTCAAGCTCAGCTTCGACGACGGCCATGACAGCGGGCTCTATACCTGGGCCTTTCTGTTCGAGCTGGCGCTGCACCAGGAAACCTGGTGGCGCCACTACCTCAAGGAGCTCGAGGACGCTGGCGCCTCGCGCGTACCGCCCGGCATCCAGATCAAGCAGCTCTAG
- the hslU gene encoding ATP-dependent protease ATPase subunit HslU, with the protein MAQMTPREIVHALDQHIVGQAEAKRAVAIALRNRWRRMQLDPELRAEVTPKNILMIGPTGVGKTEIARRLAKLAGAPFLKVEATKFTEVGYVGRDVESIIRDLVEMAMKLVREQAKTRVRNKAEDLAEERILDALLPPARGSEYDSGASRDSSTRQVFRKKLREGSLDDKEIEIELIPASQGMDIMTPPGMEEMASQLQSMFSNLNKQKRETRKLSVGEARKLVVEEEASKLVNDDDLKSRALEAVEQNGIVFIDEIDKVAKRGESSGTDVSREGVQRDLLPLIEGSTVSTKYGMVKTDHILFIASGAFHLSKPSDLIPELQGRLPIRVELSALTPNDFERILTEPSASLTHQYQALLRTEGLEIEFTSDGIKRIAEIAYQVNEGTENIGARRLHTVMERLLEEPLYVGGEMEKQLIDGPYVDQRLGELARDEDLSRYIL; encoded by the coding sequence ATGGCACAGATGACTCCCCGTGAAATCGTACATGCCCTCGACCAGCATATCGTCGGCCAGGCCGAGGCCAAGCGCGCGGTCGCGATCGCGCTGCGCAACCGCTGGCGGAGGATGCAGCTCGATCCCGAACTGCGCGCCGAGGTGACACCGAAGAACATCCTGATGATCGGCCCGACCGGGGTCGGCAAGACCGAGATCGCCCGCCGCCTGGCGAAGCTCGCAGGCGCCCCCTTCCTCAAGGTCGAGGCGACCAAGTTCACCGAGGTGGGCTACGTCGGTCGCGACGTCGAATCGATCATCCGCGATCTGGTCGAGATGGCGATGAAGCTGGTGCGCGAGCAGGCCAAGACCCGGGTGCGCAACAAGGCCGAGGACCTCGCCGAGGAGCGAATCCTCGATGCGCTGCTGCCGCCGGCCCGAGGCTCCGAGTACGATAGCGGCGCGAGCCGCGACAGCTCGACCCGCCAAGTGTTTCGCAAGAAGCTGCGCGAGGGCTCGCTCGACGACAAAGAGATCGAGATCGAGCTGATTCCGGCGAGCCAGGGCATGGACATCATGACCCCGCCGGGCATGGAGGAGATGGCGAGCCAGCTGCAGAGCATGTTCTCCAATCTCAACAAGCAAAAGCGCGAGACCCGCAAGCTCAGCGTCGGCGAGGCACGCAAGCTGGTGGTCGAGGAGGAAGCGTCGAAGCTGGTCAACGACGATGACCTCAAGAGCCGCGCGCTGGAGGCGGTGGAGCAGAACGGCATCGTTTTCATCGACGAGATCGACAAGGTCGCCAAGCGCGGCGAAAGCAGCGGTACCGATGTCTCCCGCGAGGGGGTGCAGCGCGACTTGCTGCCGCTGATCGAGGGGTCGACGGTGTCGACCAAGTACGGGATGGTCAAGACCGACCATATCCTGTTCATCGCCTCGGGCGCCTTCCATCTTTCCAAGCCCTCGGACCTGATTCCCGAGCTGCAGGGGCGGCTACCGATCCGGGTCGAGCTCTCGGCGCTGACGCCCAACGACTTCGAGCGCATCCTCACCGAGCCTTCCGCCTCGCTGACGCATCAGTATCAGGCACTGCTGCGCACCGAGGGCCTCGAGATCGAGTTCACCAGCGACGGCATCAAGCGAATCGCCGAAATCGCCTACCAGGTCAACGAAGGCACCGAGAACATCGGCGCCCGCCGCTTGCATACGGTGATGGAACGGCTGCTCGAAGAACCGCTCTACGTCGGTGGCGAAATGGAAAAACAGCTGATCGACGGCCCCTATGTCGACCAGCGCCTCGGCGAACTGGCTCGCGACGAGGATCTTTCCCGCTACATCCTCTAA
- the hslV gene encoding ATP-dependent protease subunit HslV codes for MTTIVSVRRNGQVALAGDGQVSLGNTVMKGNASKVRRFHKGQVLAGFAGGTADAFTLFERFEAQLEKNSGNLTRAAVELAKEWRTDRALRRLEAMLAVADRTASLIITGTGDVLEPEHGIITIGSGGHYANAAARALLENTELTAREITEKSLNIAADICVFTNHNITLEALD; via the coding sequence ATGACCACGATCGTATCGGTGCGCCGTAACGGCCAAGTCGCCCTGGCCGGGGACGGCCAGGTTTCCCTTGGCAATACCGTGATGAAGGGCAATGCGTCCAAGGTCCGGCGCTTCCACAAAGGGCAGGTGCTGGCCGGCTTCGCCGGCGGTACCGCCGACGCCTTCACCCTGTTCGAGCGTTTCGAGGCCCAGCTCGAGAAGAATTCGGGCAACCTGACCAGGGCCGCGGTGGAGCTGGCCAAGGAATGGCGCACCGACCGGGCGCTGCGCCGGCTCGAGGCGATGCTCGCGGTCGCCGACCGCACCGCCTCGCTGATCATCACCGGCACCGGCGACGTGCTCGAACCCGAGCACGGCATCATCACCATCGGCTCGGGCGGCCACTATGCCAACGCCGCCGCCCGCGCCCTGCTTGAGAACACGGAGCTCACGGCCCGCGAGATCACCGAGAAGAGCCTCAACATCGCCGCCGACATCTGCGTGTTCACCAACCACAACATCACCCTCGAGGCGCTGGACTGA